A window from Thermomonas aquatica encodes these proteins:
- a CDS encoding RNA polymerase sigma factor: MNDAAVHRRLDALWRMESPKLLARLTRITGNIDTAEELAQDVLVGALERWPREGVPDNPAAWLMTAAKHRAIDHVRQRQLHARKQGEYGIELELHGADMQGDDAQRLADDDIGDDLLRLLFVSCHPVLPMESRVALTLRMLGGLSTPEIARAFLQQETTVAQRIVRAKRTLAEKQVPFEVPRKADLPERVDAVLEVLYLVFNEGYAATSGEDWMRPALCEEALRLTRVLVGLLPNEPEALGLLALMELQASRMPARTQADGTPILLPEQNRARWDRLQIRRGFNALERAQRLGGAQGPYALQAAIAACHARALRAEDTDWTRIAGLYALLARAMPSPVVELNRAVAVGKAFGAEAGLAIADALRDVPSLRGYAPLHAVRGDLLQQLGRNDEARAEFSRAAELTGNAREREVLAARAAACSPA, encoded by the coding sequence ATGAATGATGCCGCCGTCCATCGCCGCCTCGACGCCTTGTGGCGGATGGAATCGCCGAAGTTGCTGGCGCGGCTCACCCGCATCACCGGCAACATCGACACCGCCGAGGAACTGGCGCAGGACGTGCTGGTCGGCGCGCTGGAACGCTGGCCGCGCGAGGGCGTGCCGGACAACCCGGCGGCGTGGCTGATGACCGCGGCCAAGCACCGCGCCATCGACCACGTCCGCCAGCGCCAGCTGCACGCGCGCAAGCAAGGCGAATACGGCATCGAACTGGAATTGCACGGGGCCGACATGCAGGGCGACGATGCGCAACGGTTGGCGGACGACGACATCGGCGACGACCTGCTGCGGCTGCTGTTCGTCAGCTGCCACCCGGTGTTGCCGATGGAGTCGCGGGTGGCGCTGACCTTGCGCATGCTCGGCGGCCTGAGCACGCCGGAGATCGCCCGCGCCTTCCTGCAGCAGGAAACGACGGTGGCGCAGCGCATCGTCCGCGCCAAGCGCACCCTGGCCGAGAAGCAGGTGCCGTTCGAGGTGCCGCGCAAGGCGGATTTGCCGGAGCGCGTGGATGCGGTGCTGGAAGTCCTCTACCTGGTGTTCAACGAAGGCTATGCCGCGACCAGCGGCGAGGACTGGATGCGGCCGGCGTTGTGCGAGGAAGCGTTGCGGTTGACGCGCGTACTAGTCGGCCTGTTGCCGAACGAGCCCGAGGCGCTCGGCCTGCTCGCGTTGATGGAACTGCAGGCGTCGCGCATGCCGGCGCGCACGCAGGCGGACGGCACGCCGATCCTGCTGCCGGAGCAGAACCGCGCGCGCTGGGACCGGCTGCAGATCCGGCGCGGGTTCAATGCGCTGGAGCGCGCGCAGCGGCTTGGAGGTGCGCAAGGGCCGTACGCGCTGCAGGCCGCGATCGCCGCCTGCCATGCGCGCGCCTTGCGTGCCGAAGACACCGATTGGACCCGCATCGCCGGCTTGTATGCGCTGCTGGCGCGTGCGATGCCGTCGCCGGTGGTGGAGCTCAACCGCGCGGTCGCGGTCGGCAAGGCGTTCGGCGCCGAGGCCGGCCTGGCGATCGCCGATGCGTTGCGCGATGTGCCGTCCTTGCGGGGTTACGCACCCCTGCATGCGGTGCGCGGCGACCTGCTGCAGCAACTCGGACGGAACGACGAGGCGCGCGCCGAGTTTTCCCGTGCCGCGGAGCTGACTGGCAATGCGCGCGAACGCGAAGTGTTGGCGGCTCGCGCGGCGGCCTGCAGCCCGGCCTGA